The Paenibacillus spongiae nucleotide sequence TTCCATCGAATCGGCTGTAAAACCGTAGCATTGCTTAATGTTGTATAATGCCGCGTCGATGCAATACAAAGGCGAATTGGTTGCGCAGCAATCTTCGAGCAGAATGGCGTCGTAGCCGGAATTGACGGCATCCTGAAGCGTCGCCATGACACACTGATCGAGATTGACGCCCGCAAACAGCACGGTATCGATGCGCATGTTGCGCAAGATGCTGTCGAGCGGCGTATCCCAAAACCCGCTCATCCGGTATTTATCCACATGAATATCGGCTGGATCGACTTCCAGTTCGGATACGATCGCCGCCCCCCAACTTCCCTTCTCCAGCACTTTGGAACCATTGCCCGGCAGCGGTTCGCCGATTCCGATCCCTTCGCCCGTCCCGTTGTAGACATGCAGGACGGAGGGACTGAGGTTGAGCCGGTCCTCCCGGTTTCCCCAGTTGAGCCATACGACAGGCACGCGGGCCTCCCTCAGCGCCGGCAGCAGCCGGTTCAGCGGCTTTACAGGGCGGCGCAGCGCCGCGTAATCGCCGCCGATATAATCGACCCAGCCGCCCTCCGAGCAGAAATCATTCTGCATATCGACGACGACGATCGCCGTGCGGCTCAAATCCAGACTAAGCCGCTGAGGGGCGGCCTGGATGCCGACGATTCTTCGCTCCGGTGCCTCGCGCCCGAGCTCCACCCATTCCTTTGACACGCTCCATTGATTAGGGGCGCGGCCCAATTTGCGCATATCCGTTTCCCCCCTCCGGCACAAGCCGGCCGGTTCTAATTTTTCATCTCCGATTCGTGCCAGGAGCTGAGCATCCACTTGGAAATTTGATTGACGACCAGGAAGAACATTATCCCGAGCAGTGAAGCCGACAGCCCGCAGGCGAACAGATAATCGGTCTGCAGACGGGCCGCCGCCACCGTAATGGCGTATCCAAGTCCTCCCTTTCCGCCTCCGATGCCGCCGATATATTCGCCGACGATCGCCCCGATAATGGATAGCGAGCAGGAGATTTTTAGACCTGCCATAATGTAAGGAAGCGCGGCCGGAAGTCGCAGCTTCCACATCGTCTGCAGCCGGTTGGCGTTATAGAGGTAGAACAAATTCTTCATGTTCTGGTCGGTCGAATTCAGTCCGATCAGCGTATTGGACAGGATCGGGAAA carries:
- a CDS encoding cysteine hydrolase family protein, whose amino-acid sequence is MRKLGRAPNQWSVSKEWVELGREAPERRIVGIQAAPQRLSLDLSRTAIVVVDMQNDFCSEGGWVDYIGGDYAALRRPVKPLNRLLPALREARVPVVWLNWGNREDRLNLSPSVLHVYNGTGEGIGIGEPLPGNGSKVLEKGSWGAAIVSELEVDPADIHVDKYRMSGFWDTPLDSILRNMRIDTVLFAGVNLDQCVMATLQDAVNSGYDAILLEDCCATNSPLYCIDAALYNIKQCYGFTADSMELMEAIKQLTGEERII